A genomic region of Planococcus kocurii contains the following coding sequences:
- a CDS encoding ACT domain-containing protein yields the protein MKDISEQRYYLVREDVLTEAMQKTLEVKKMLQNDRISIMDAVNKTGLSRSAFYKYRDAVFPFHSIVKERILTVFLQLEDRSGTLATLLQAVAENGCNILTIHQTIPIQGRANVTLSLDVTAMDGDLDVFLHQLKKLDFVESADVVSSGAS from the coding sequence ATGAAGGATATTTCGGAGCAACGGTATTATTTAGTGCGTGAAGATGTTTTGACAGAAGCGATGCAAAAAACACTCGAAGTGAAAAAAATGCTGCAAAACGATCGCATTTCCATTATGGACGCAGTCAACAAAACAGGTCTTTCACGCTCTGCGTTTTATAAATATCGGGACGCTGTTTTTCCGTTCCATTCGATTGTCAAAGAACGGATCTTGACGGTTTTCTTACAATTAGAAGACCGCTCTGGAACCCTCGCGACACTTTTGCAGGCAGTTGCTGAAAATGGCTGTAATATTTTGACCATCCACCAAACGATTCCAATTCAAGGGCGGGCAAACGTCACTTTGTCTCTGGACGTAACAGCAATGGATGGGGATTTGGACGTATTTTTGCACCAGCTAAAAAAACTCGATTTTGTCGAGTCGGCTGATGTGGTATCAAGTGGAGCATCTTAA